The following are from one region of the Candidatus Protochlamydia phocaeensis genome:
- the nrdR gene encoding transcriptional regulator NrdR, with translation MKCPFCHHEGLKVTDSRDATEMNAIRRRRECLQCFKRFTTFETIELTVQVKKRDGTYEDFNQQKLINGLAAACRHTKISYDQVIALASRITHELMQSHVQEISTTRLGEMAMKHLQALDPIAYIRFACVYKRFKDLGELEEAIKGIHSKDERQVLA, from the coding sequence ATGAAATGTCCCTTTTGTCATCATGAAGGGCTAAAAGTTACAGATTCTCGCGATGCAACGGAAATGAATGCCATTCGAAGAAGGCGGGAATGTTTGCAATGTTTCAAGCGGTTCACGACATTTGAGACGATTGAATTGACAGTGCAAGTGAAAAAACGCGATGGAACGTATGAGGATTTTAATCAGCAAAAACTAATCAATGGACTGGCGGCTGCTTGCCGGCATACAAAGATCAGTTATGATCAAGTCATTGCATTGGCTTCTCGCATTACGCATGAATTGATGCAATCCCATGTACAGGAGATTAGCACGACTCGACTGGGAGAAATGGCAATGAAGCACCTGCAGGCATTGGATCCCATTGCTTATATTCGCTTTGCATGTGTGTATAAAAGATTTAAAGATTTAGGCGAGCTGGAAGAGGCGATTAAAGGCATTCATAGTAAAGATGAAAGACAAGTTCTTGCTTAA
- a CDS encoding Hsp20/alpha crystallin family protein, with amino-acid sequence MDRGRNLVPRSFFRFPSSFPSLWEEMEDKMNQWIGWGNETGVSVSEDDQNIYVEAQLPGLKSEDIDISFHQNTLWIKGEKKEEEEDKDKKFYRRARNSFFYQVELPAQIEENTEQANYQDGILKITFKKTQQSQMRKIPIKSEESSK; translated from the coding sequence ATGGACCGCGGTCGTAACCTTGTTCCACGCTCTTTTTTCCGTTTTCCCAGTTCTTTTCCCAGTTTATGGGAAGAGATGGAAGATAAGATGAATCAGTGGATCGGTTGGGGAAACGAAACGGGAGTGAGCGTATCGGAAGATGATCAAAATATCTACGTTGAAGCTCAGCTGCCTGGTTTAAAATCAGAAGACATCGATATTTCTTTCCATCAAAATACCCTCTGGATTAAAGGCGAGAAAAAGGAGGAAGAAGAAGATAAGGACAAAAAATTCTATCGTCGTGCAAGAAACTCCTTCTTTTATCAAGTAGAACTCCCCGCTCAAATTGAAGAGAACACCGAGCAAGCCAATTATCAGGACGGCATTTTAAAAATTACCTTTAAAAAGACTCAACAAAGTCAAATGCGCAAGATCCCCATCAAAAGTGAAGAGTCTTCAAAATAA
- the mnmA gene encoding tRNA 2-thiouridine(34) synthase MnmA: protein MNQNKTVIVGMSGGVDSSVSALLLKQQGYRVIGLFMKNWEEKDENGVCRSAYDYEDVRRVCEQIDIPYYAVNFVEDYWNQVFTQFLADFKKGLTPNPDILCNREIKFKVFLDKAMELGADYLATGHYCQNVFHDGHPSLVKGMDANKDQTYFLYTLNRRILDKVLFPVGGLEKSEVRNLARQSRLATSEKKDSTGICFIGKRDFRTFLSQYIAMQPGCFETLQGKKVGQHLGTAYYTLGQRKGLGIGGPGEAWFVVGKDIERGIVFVEQGADHPALYCDELFATDLSWIAEQPPVLPFSCQAKVRYRQIDQPCTIQKIEAGKAWVTFANPQRAVTPGQSIVFYEGTHCLGGGVIQQAGPSYYQQGKPLPAE, encoded by the coding sequence ATGAATCAAAATAAAACGGTTATAGTAGGCATGTCAGGAGGCGTTGATTCGTCTGTTTCGGCTTTATTATTGAAACAGCAAGGCTATCGCGTCATTGGACTGTTTATGAAAAATTGGGAAGAAAAAGATGAAAATGGCGTTTGCCGTTCTGCTTACGACTATGAGGATGTCCGCCGCGTCTGTGAGCAAATTGATATTCCCTATTATGCCGTTAATTTTGTCGAGGACTATTGGAACCAAGTCTTTACCCAATTTCTTGCCGATTTTAAAAAAGGACTGACGCCTAATCCCGATATTCTATGCAACAGAGAAATCAAATTTAAGGTCTTTTTAGATAAGGCCATGGAGTTGGGGGCAGACTATCTGGCAACGGGGCATTACTGCCAGAATGTTTTTCATGACGGTCATCCTTCCCTTGTCAAGGGAATGGATGCCAATAAAGATCAAACGTATTTTCTCTATACGCTTAATCGGCGCATTTTGGACAAAGTTCTTTTTCCTGTTGGCGGATTGGAAAAAAGCGAGGTGCGAAACCTGGCCCGCCAATCTCGGCTTGCAACTTCAGAGAAAAAGGACAGTACGGGAATTTGCTTTATTGGGAAGCGGGACTTCCGCACCTTTCTTAGTCAATATATTGCCATGCAGCCGGGCTGTTTTGAAACGTTGCAAGGCAAAAAAGTCGGACAACATCTGGGAACCGCCTATTATACTCTCGGGCAGCGCAAGGGATTGGGCATTGGTGGACCCGGAGAGGCCTGGTTTGTCGTGGGAAAAGATATTGAACGCGGCATCGTTTTTGTCGAACAAGGGGCTGACCATCCCGCCCTTTACTGCGATGAGCTTTTTGCTACCGATCTGAGCTGGATAGCCGAGCAGCCGCCCGTCCTGCCCTTTTCTTGCCAGGCAAAGGTGCGCTATCGCCAGATCGATCAGCCTTGCACTATCCAAAAAATAGAAGCCGGCAAAGCCTGGGTGACATTTGCGAATCCTCAACGTGCCGTCACTCCAGGCCAGTCGATTGTCTTTTATGAAGGCACTCATTGCTTGGGCGGCGGAGTGATCCAACAGGCAGGGCCCTCTTATTATCAGCAAGGCAAGCCATTGCCAGCGGAATGA
- a CDS encoding LOG family protein: protein MPEIAKEEETLPDPFKEELNQKINDLLAFIGAKPDSLEADLVGQIIYGSLKMAKEGYDLGQLKLMTRAFKEMRYAYRIFNQYPSGKRISIFGSARTPPDHPDYVAAKAFSAEMARHGWVCITGAADGIMKAGLEGAQKESSFGLSIRLPFEAPINSLLAGDPKLITFRYFFTRKLMFLSHSDAIAAFPGGVGTQDELFEVLTLIQTGKANIVPVVLLEGEGRSYWQAWMEYVNKNLLDNGWISSEDLHLFYRAPTVEAAAEHIQHFYHRYHSSRYVKDILVIRMLTPLTQEQIESLHADFAPLLKSGTFYSTSALPEETDHLNLPRLAFEHNHKHFGLLRLLIDRVNDF from the coding sequence ATGCCGGAAATTGCAAAAGAAGAAGAAACGCTGCCCGATCCTTTTAAAGAAGAGCTCAATCAGAAAATTAATGATCTCTTGGCGTTTATCGGTGCTAAACCCGACTCTCTTGAGGCAGATCTTGTCGGCCAAATTATTTATGGAAGCTTGAAAATGGCCAAGGAGGGGTATGACTTGGGGCAGCTCAAGCTCATGACACGTGCTTTTAAGGAAATGCGCTATGCTTACCGCATTTTTAATCAGTATCCTTCAGGAAAACGCATTAGTATTTTCGGATCCGCACGCACCCCGCCCGATCATCCCGATTATGTGGCAGCGAAGGCCTTTAGTGCAGAAATGGCCAGGCATGGATGGGTCTGCATTACGGGTGCGGCCGATGGAATTATGAAAGCTGGCTTAGAGGGGGCCCAGAAAGAGTCGAGCTTTGGCTTGTCTATCCGTCTTCCCTTTGAAGCACCTATCAATTCTTTATTAGCCGGAGATCCCAAGCTCATTACTTTTCGCTATTTCTTCACCCGCAAACTCATGTTCCTCAGCCATTCGGACGCCATCGCTGCTTTTCCAGGAGGAGTCGGAACTCAAGATGAACTCTTTGAAGTCTTGACACTGATTCAGACGGGAAAAGCCAATATAGTCCCCGTTGTCTTGCTGGAAGGCGAAGGCAGGTCTTATTGGCAAGCCTGGATGGAATATGTAAATAAAAATCTACTAGACAATGGCTGGATCAGCTCAGAAGATCTTCATCTTTTTTATCGAGCGCCCACAGTAGAGGCCGCTGCCGAGCATATCCAGCATTTCTACCACCGATACCATTCAAGCCGATATGTAAAGGATATCTTGGTTATCCGAATGCTAACTCCGCTTACCCAAGAGCAGATAGAGAGCTTGCATGCGGACTTTGCACCTTTGCTTAAATCGGGAACGTTTTATTCAACAAGCGCTTTGCCCGAAGAAACGGACCATCTGAACTTGCCTCGGCTGGCTTTCGAGCATAATCACAAGCATTTTGGCTTACTGCGCTTGCTTATCGACCGCGTGAATGATTTTTAA